Proteins encoded within one genomic window of Synechococcus sp. MW101C3:
- a CDS encoding DoxX family protein encodes MTSFLSRYVLREGFLANTGLLILRLAIGAMMIHHGQEKLADPQTFATNYVVPLHLPFPVFFAEVAGFSEILGSWCVILGFFTPIGALALAGTMGVAAYHHILTSGFNIYVLELVVLYLGGSLAILLNGPGRFSFDAGILSGLLGARQPQTAAAAGSAAMSSSVPLNRAATAAPTSL; translated from the coding sequence ATGACCTCCTTTCTGTCCCGCTACGTGCTGCGGGAAGGCTTCCTCGCCAACACCGGCCTGCTGATCCTGCGCCTGGCCATCGGCGCGATGATGATCCACCACGGCCAGGAGAAGCTGGCAGATCCGCAGACCTTCGCCACCAATTACGTGGTGCCGTTGCACCTGCCCTTCCCGGTGTTCTTCGCCGAAGTGGCGGGCTTCTCGGAAATCCTCGGCTCCTGGTGCGTGATCCTGGGTTTCTTCACACCGATCGGTGCGCTGGCCCTGGCCGGAACGATGGGCGTGGCGGCTTACCACCACATCCTCACCAGCGGCTTCAACATCTACGTGCTGGAACTGGTGGTGCTGTACCTGGGCGGCAGCCTGGCGATCCTGCTGAACGGCCCGGGCCGCTTCTCCTTTGATGCCGGCATCCTCAGCGGCCTGCTCGGCGCCCGCCAGCCCCAGACCGCCGCAGCCGCCGGCAGCGCGGCCATGTCCAGCAGCGTGCCCCTCAACCGCGCAGCCACCGCTGCTCCGACCTCCCTCTGA
- a CDS encoding MAPEG family protein: MPIPPLPALVTLVAMVGFLATVMLVGAARVKHGVKPPSVVGPEPFERALRVQQNTLEQLMVFLPCFWLAVAFSSEPVATALGFVWVGGRVAFAVGYLQAAEKRAAGFAISFTSSIVLLVMALVGVLARLG; this comes from the coding sequence ATGCCGATTCCCCCACTACCGGCCCTGGTCACCCTCGTGGCCATGGTCGGCTTTCTTGCCACCGTGATGCTGGTGGGCGCGGCTCGCGTCAAGCACGGCGTCAAACCGCCCTCGGTGGTGGGTCCCGAACCGTTTGAGCGGGCGCTGCGGGTGCAGCAGAACACTCTGGAACAGCTGATGGTCTTCCTGCCCTGCTTCTGGCTGGCGGTGGCGTTCAGCAGTGAGCCGGTGGCCACAGCGCTGGGCTTCGTCTGGGTGGGCGGCCGCGTGGCCTTCGCCGTCGGCTACCTCCAGGCGGCCGAGAAACGGGCCGCCGGTTTCGCGATCAGCTTCACCAGCAGCATCGTGCTGCTGGTCATGGCCCTGGTGGGTGTGCTCGCCAGGCTGGGCTGA
- a CDS encoding pyridoxamine 5'-phosphate oxidase family protein — translation MSSSALPAWRVLLRGAREREGRSPAARWLQLASVGADGTPRVRTLVFRGWADAVRLDLLSDGRSAKAEELATQPAVELCWLLPKARSQFRLRGRLELPVGADLLAARERHWRQLSPAGRALWGWPPPGQALDPQAAFPSELADGTPLPPHFLLLRIAVQQVELLELSGTPHRRQRWREATGWQCEALNP, via the coding sequence TTGAGCAGCAGCGCCCTGCCCGCCTGGCGCGTGTTGCTGCGCGGTGCACGGGAGCGGGAGGGTCGCTCGCCGGCAGCGCGCTGGCTGCAGCTGGCCAGCGTGGGCGCCGATGGCACGCCACGGGTGCGCACGCTGGTGTTCCGCGGCTGGGCAGATGCGGTGCGGCTCGATCTGCTCAGCGACGGGCGCAGCGCCAAAGCCGAGGAGCTGGCGACCCAGCCGGCGGTGGAACTCTGCTGGCTGCTGCCGAAGGCCCGCAGCCAGTTCCGCCTGCGCGGGCGCCTGGAGCTGCCGGTCGGCGCAGACCTGCTGGCGGCGCGCGAGCGGCACTGGCGCCAGCTGAGCCCGGCGGGGCGGGCGTTGTGGGGCTGGCCGCCGCCGGGGCAGGCACTCGATCCGCAGGCGGCGTTTCCGAGCGAACTGGCCGACGGCACGCCCTTGCCGCCCCACTTTCTGCTGCTGCGCATTGCGGTGCAGCAGGTGGAGTTGCTGGAGCTCAGCGGCACACCGCACCGCCGTCAGCGCTGGCGGGAAGCCACCGGCTGGCAGTGCGAGGCGCTCAATCCCTGA
- the cobA gene encoding uroporphyrinogen-III C-methyltransferase: protein MTATPLPDDVSPSSGVSASGKVYLVGAGPGDPELLTLKAHRLLSQCDALVYDSLVPKALLDLPPAGCERHFVGKRRGHHSVPQPSTNAVLVELARRHRLVVRLKGGDPFLFGRGGEEAAHLARHGVAVEVVPGVTAGIAAPAYAGIPVTHRRAGSSVTFVTGHEEIDKGRPGVDWRGLARCSDGLVIYMGLHNLPRICEELMAGGLASTTPAAVIQQGTVSGQRQLIADLGSLAARVTAEGFQSPSIVVVGQVVEERVAGCAPAPAAVDMPIPF from the coding sequence ATGACAGCCACGCCCCTGCCGGACGACGTTTCCCCTTCCAGCGGCGTGTCTGCCAGCGGCAAGGTTTATCTGGTGGGGGCAGGGCCGGGCGATCCCGAGCTGCTCACGCTCAAGGCCCACCGGCTGCTCAGCCAGTGCGATGCCCTCGTCTACGACTCGCTGGTGCCCAAGGCCCTGCTCGATCTGCCGCCGGCCGGCTGTGAGCGCCATTTCGTGGGCAAGCGGCGCGGGCACCATTCGGTGCCACAGCCGAGCACCAATGCCGTGCTGGTGGAGCTGGCCCGGCGGCATCGGCTGGTGGTGCGCCTGAAAGGAGGCGATCCGTTCCTGTTCGGCCGGGGCGGTGAGGAAGCGGCGCACCTGGCCCGCCATGGCGTGGCTGTGGAAGTGGTGCCGGGGGTCACCGCCGGCATCGCGGCGCCGGCCTATGCGGGCATTCCGGTCACCCATCGGCGCGCCGGCTCGAGCGTCACCTTCGTGACGGGGCACGAGGAGATCGACAAAGGGCGCCCCGGCGTGGACTGGCGCGGCCTGGCCCGCTGCAGCGACGGCCTGGTGATCTACATGGGCCTGCACAACCTGCCACGCATCTGCGAGGAACTGATGGCGGGCGGCCTGGCGTCCACCACCCCCGCCGCCGTGATCCAGCAGGGCACCGTGAGCGGCCAGCGCCAGCTGATCGCCGACCTCGGCAGCCTGGCAGCGCGGGTGACGGCGGAGGGGTTCCAGTCGCCGTCGATCGTGGTGGTGGGCCAGGTGGTGGAGGAGCGGGTGGCGGGCTGCGCACCAGCACCGGCCGCCGTGGACATGCCGATCCCCTTCTGA
- a CDS encoding peroxiredoxin-like family protein, with amino-acid sequence MGPGRRRLVLLWPQLGDFDSLEYAQALVPALPRLQSAGIEVLAIGISHGPGRERFCAFTGFPPERLLVDSEPRLHRALDLAEGLGASAGPWPGLLLMCAGISSPGTLAEVLRGYTGDRRTPLRPFELATTRLRNMIEVLGHWRTYVPRDDFLTQRGGTFLIDADDRLLAVHRDPGLLGFSATMHRPLQFLEPFLEGEALPD; translated from the coding sequence ATGGGGCCGGGCCGTCGTCGCCTAGTGCTGCTGTGGCCCCAGCTCGGTGATTTCGACAGCCTCGAGTACGCCCAGGCGCTGGTGCCTGCCCTGCCCCGGCTGCAGTCCGCCGGCATCGAGGTGCTGGCCATCGGTATCAGCCATGGCCCCGGGCGTGAGCGCTTCTGCGCGTTCACCGGCTTCCCCCCGGAGCGGCTGCTGGTGGATTCCGAGCCCAGGCTGCACCGCGCCCTTGACCTGGCGGAGGGTCTGGGGGCCAGCGCCGGCCCCTGGCCAGGCCTGCTGCTGATGTGCGCCGGGATCAGCTCGCCGGGCACGCTGGCGGAAGTGCTGCGTGGCTACACCGGCGATCGCCGCACGCCGCTGCGGCCCTTCGAGCTGGCCACCACCCGGTTGCGCAACATGATCGAAGTGCTGGGCCATTGGCGCACCTATGTGCCCCGCGACGACTTCCTCACCCAGCGCGGCGGCACCTTCCTGATCGACGCCGACGACCGTCTGCTCGCCGTGCACCGCGATCCGGGGCTGCTGGGCTTCTCGGCCACCATGCACCGGCCGCTCCAGTTTCTCGAGCCCTTTCTGGAGGGGGAAGCGCTCCCGGATTGA
- a CDS encoding redox protein — protein sequence MFELIPYEKFRDTPAVRFFDITVPTSNARDLVVHTGPAVSPPDDPATGAWQFYLHPHQEDNLLAMHGGRTFFLVNLGWNYPFHIVRLDTGGDILRIPPGTFHRSVSDPDGSLVLNQAVREEGASLVREFRVYNSHNIPQLYAVTSQTAPLPKLHGVTW from the coding sequence ATGTTTGAGCTGATCCCCTACGAGAAGTTTCGCGATACCCCGGCGGTCCGCTTCTTCGATATCACCGTGCCCACCTCGAATGCGAGGGATCTGGTGGTGCACACCGGGCCGGCCGTGAGCCCCCCCGACGACCCCGCCACCGGGGCGTGGCAGTTCTATCTGCATCCCCATCAGGAAGACAACCTGCTGGCCATGCACGGCGGCCGCACCTTCTTCCTGGTGAACCTGGGCTGGAACTACCCGTTCCACATCGTTCGGCTCGACACCGGCGGCGACATCCTGCGCATTCCGCCCGGCACCTTCCACCGCTCGGTGTCCGACCCGGATGGCTCGCTGGTGCTGAACCAGGCGGTGCGCGAGGAAGGGGCGTCGCTGGTGCGTGAATTCCGCGTCTACAACAGCCACAACATTCCCCAGCTCTACGCCGTCACCAGCCAGACAGCACCGCTGCCGAAGCTGCACGGCGTCACTTGGTGA
- a CDS encoding NAD(P)-binding protein, which translates to MPPEASSPQPQLAIVGAGLAGCALAAQLTQLGWPAPITLWEAGRGPGGRASTRRSRHDPQRRADHGAPLLTITTDPPPALLAPLLAGGWIEPWPEPCARLDASGALQPIGPEPLLQGSLYRGRGGMEQVCAGLLALAGAGCTLHSSRLIQRLEPRAGGGWRLLGGDGEHLADADWLVLSGTLLVHPRGRALLGAAPAPLAALAAGDPQLAAALRVIATLGAEPCSNLIWQLEGAAAEPWLALPFRLLEFDAGAQHRWGLRRVSIQPGAQGRCAVVAHSSAALAADHLQTVGSGSAAVQLPGVKLDPEREQALIAQLTAAVQAALAAWLPEATGQPPAGERQLMRWSAAFPRGEGLPADLSLCARSRLAFCGDYLAGPGFGRAEGAWRSGEHLAERLMGLLSPPGTPAVGAASGCLAAEAHEASTAATGEASATATAGGRRSSSAWNARPDTAARGRQDNG; encoded by the coding sequence ATGCCCCCTGAGGCGAGCAGCCCGCAGCCGCAGCTGGCCATCGTCGGCGCGGGGCTGGCCGGATGTGCCCTCGCCGCCCAGCTGACGCAGCTGGGCTGGCCGGCACCGATCACCCTCTGGGAAGCCGGGCGTGGGCCCGGCGGTCGCGCCAGCACCCGCCGCTCCCGCCACGATCCGCAGCGGCGGGCCGACCACGGTGCTCCACTGCTCACCATCACCACCGATCCGCCGCCGGCGCTGCTGGCGCCACTGCTGGCGGGTGGCTGGATCGAACCCTGGCCTGAACCCTGCGCCCGCCTTGATGCCAGCGGCGCCCTGCAGCCGATCGGGCCGGAGCCGTTGCTGCAGGGCAGCCTCTACCGCGGCCGCGGTGGCATGGAGCAGGTGTGTGCCGGGTTGCTGGCCCTGGCCGGCGCCGGCTGCACGCTGCACAGCTCCCGCCTGATCCAGCGGCTGGAACCACGGGCAGGCGGCGGCTGGCGCCTGCTCGGCGGCGATGGCGAACACCTGGCAGACGCCGACTGGCTCGTGCTGAGCGGCACCCTGCTGGTGCATCCGCGCGGGCGGGCCCTGCTGGGCGCTGCACCCGCACCGCTGGCGGCGCTGGCGGCCGGCGACCCGCAGCTGGCGGCGGCGCTGCGCGTGATCGCCACCCTGGGCGCGGAGCCTTGCAGCAACCTGATCTGGCAGCTGGAGGGGGCGGCGGCGGAACCCTGGCTGGCCCTGCCGTTTCGCCTGCTGGAGTTCGATGCCGGCGCCCAGCACCGCTGGGGACTGCGGCGCGTGTCGATCCAGCCCGGTGCGCAGGGCCGCTGCGCGGTGGTGGCCCACTCCAGCGCCGCGCTCGCCGCCGACCATCTGCAGACGGTGGGCTCGGGCTCCGCCGCTGTGCAGCTGCCGGGGGTGAAGCTCGACCCGGAGCGCGAGCAGGCCCTGATCGCGCAACTCACGGCCGCCGTGCAGGCCGCGCTAGCCGCCTGGCTCCCTGAGGCGACCGGCCAGCCGCCGGCGGGAGAGCGGCAGCTGATGCGCTGGAGCGCCGCTTTTCCCCGCGGCGAGGGGTTGCCCGCCGACCTCAGCCTCTGCGCCCGCAGCCGCCTGGCGTTCTGCGGTGACTACCTGGCCGGGCCCGGATTCGGCCGCGCCGAAGGGGCGTGGCGCAGCGGCGAACACCTGGCCGAGCGCCTGATGGGGCTGCTGAGCCCCCCTGGCACGCCAGCAGTGGGCGCGGCTTCGGGCTGTCTGGCTGCAGAAGCGCATGAGGCTTCTACTGCGGCCACCGGTGAGGCTTCAGCTACGGCCACGGCTGGGGGTAGGCGTTCGTCTTCAGCGTGGAACGCGCGTCCCGACACGGCGGCCCGAGGGAGGCAAGACAATGGCTGA